The Prionailurus bengalensis isolate Pbe53 chromosome A3, Fcat_Pben_1.1_paternal_pri, whole genome shotgun sequence genome includes a window with the following:
- the BHLHE23 gene encoding class E basic helix-loop-helix protein 23: MEKREQSGEDEEVWLARGHAAASSGDPSAVFPAAPLPQPACLAPQVTVFHAGPHLPHRPPFPKTQQTGPTFALGPEMLWGRPALLNAQRGRPRGPSTGRTKKLGAEAGRTSIHWGRIREAAAARRLQGKPQKPVCTQRLGGFPSKNAEESVRGCAARSPLRPLRDAGAGFCQKNRGQDRLRQVPASDAGVVRRQPPGRQESAGDAEMQVKPRRQPISTQTSSSLHPAVPAPAVGRRRRWSQAVTKSPLIGWPRSPSSRLRTLKREPSAWELQPAPPGPARGGEGWGRRRAGGSEEEGRGGRREEAPRRRGPGGRRGSGTDPPTAADSRSDARARSCTGRAAMAELKSLSGDAYLALSHGYAAATAGLAYGAARGPEAARGYGAPGPGGDLPAAPAPHAPAAAESSGEQSHDDDAFEQRRRRRRRGPGGAGDGRRRPREQRSLRLSINARERRRMHDLNDALDGLRAVIPYAHSPSVRKLSKIATLLLAKNYILMQAQALDEMRRLVAYLNQGQGLAGPVAAAPLTPFGQAAVYPFSAGAPLPCPDKCTAFSGTPSALCKHCNEKP; the protein is encoded by the exons ATGGAGAAGAGGGAGCAGAGTGGCGAGG ATGAGGAAGTGTGGCTTGCCCGAGGCCATGCAGCAGCGAGCTCTGGGGACCCCAGCGCCGTGTTCCCTGctgctcccctgccccagcctgcctgcctggcccccCAGGTGACTGTGTTCCACGCaggcccccacctgccccaccgGCCCCCCTTCCCCAAGACCCAACAA ACAGGGCCCACCTTCGCTCTGGGCCCGGAGATGCTGTGGGGGAGACCTGCCCTCCTGAACGCACAGCGAGGGCGACCACGAGGCCCCAGCACAGGCAG AACCAAAAAGCTGGGTGCTGAGGCCGGCAGGACCTCCATCCACTGGGGCCGGATCCGAGAGGCGGCAGCAGCCCGGAGACTCCAGGGAAAGCCCCAGAAGCCAGTGTGCACGCAACGCCTGGGTGGTTTTCCGTCCAAGAACGCGGAGGAAA gtgtccGGGGCTGTGCTGCGCGCTCCCCGCTCCGACCCCTGCGCGACGCCGGAGCCGGCTTCTGCCAGAAGAACCGGGGACAAGACCGGCTGAGGCAGGTGCCCGCGTCAGACGCGGGCGTCGTGCGGCGGCAGCCCCCGGGGAGGCAGGAATCGGCCGGAGACGCGGAGATGCAGGTAAAGCCGCGCCGCCAGCCCATCTCCACGCAGACCTCCAGCTCCCTGCATCCAGCGGTCCCCGCCCCGGCCGTCGGTAGGCGCCGCCGGTGGAGCCAGGCGGTCACCAAGTCCCCTCTGATTGGATGGCCGCGAAGTCCCAGCAGCCGCCTCCGCACCTTAAAACGGGAGCCGAGCGCGTGGGAGCTCCagcccgccccgcccggccctGCACGCGGCggcgaggggtgggggaggaggagggcaggagggagcgaGGAGGAAGGACGAGGAGGACGGAGAGAGGAGGCGCCCAGGAGGCGGGGCCCGGGCGGCCGGAGAGGCTCCGGGACCGACCCACCGACCGCCGCCGACAGCCGGAGCGACGCGCGAGCCCGGAGCTGCACCGGCCGCGCGGCCATGGCCGAGCTCAAGTCGCTGTCGGGGGACGCGTACCTGGCGCTGAGCCACGGCTACGCGGCGGCCACGGCCGGCCTGGCCTACGGGGCGGCGCGGGGGCCCGAGGCGGCCCGCGGCTACGGCGCGCCGGGCCCGGGCGGCGACCTCCCCGCGGCGCCCGCGCCCCACGCCCCGGCGGCGGCCGAGAGCAGCGGCGAGCAGAGCCACGACGACGACGCCTTcgagcagcggcggcggcggcggcggcgggggcccgGGGGCGCGGGGGACGGGCGGCGGCGGCCTCGGGAGCAGCGCTCGCTGCGGCTGAGCATCAACGCGCGCGAGCGGCGGCGGATGCACGACCTGAACGACGCTCTGGACGGGCTGCGCGCCGTCATCCCCTACGCGCACAGCCCGTCGGTGCGCAAGCTCTCCAAGATCGCCACGCTGCTGCTCGCCAAGAACTACATCCTCATGCAGGCGCAGGCCCTGGACGAGATGCGGCGCCTCGTGGCCTACCTCAACCAGGGCCAGGGCCTGGCGGGCCCCGTGGCCGCCGCGCCCCTGACGCCCTTCGGCCAGGCCGCTGTGTATCCCTTCTCTGCGGGCGCCCCGCTGCCCTGCCCGGACAAGTGCACCGCCTTCTCCGGGACGCCCTCGGCGCTTTGCAAACACTGTAACGAGAAGCCGTGA